Proteins encoded within one genomic window of Lysinibacillus sphaericus:
- a CDS encoding LrgB family protein, with amino-acid sequence MNIVIAVISLLGTIAIFYACKALYQKFRKEWLTPILISPLVIILLLLVTGTSYESYNAGADILSNLLGPATVAFAVPIYKNFDLLKKHAFEIVLSIAIGSAVAIASSFIIALVVGLNDELVHSLVPRSVTTPIAMDISNMIGGSPTLTAVFVMTTGILASLLAPIVMRICRFQKPSARGLMLGMGAHGTGTSKAFELGELEGTFASLAMIVAALISIVLSATFFPVLEHFVMNILLPSR; translated from the coding sequence ATGAACATAGTGATTGCTGTCATCAGTTTATTAGGGACCATTGCGATTTTTTATGCTTGCAAAGCGCTCTATCAAAAGTTTCGTAAAGAATGGCTTACGCCAATTTTGATTAGCCCGTTAGTTATTATTTTATTGTTGCTAGTAACTGGTACATCCTATGAATCTTATAATGCAGGGGCTGATATTTTATCGAATTTATTAGGGCCTGCAACCGTTGCATTTGCTGTACCGATTTATAAAAATTTTGATCTATTAAAAAAACATGCATTTGAAATTGTCCTTAGCATTGCAATCGGATCAGCCGTTGCAATCGCTTCTTCCTTTATTATAGCGTTAGTAGTTGGGCTAAATGATGAGCTAGTTCATAGCTTAGTGCCACGGTCTGTCACAACGCCTATTGCGATGGATATTTCCAATATGATAGGTGGTTCACCTACGCTTACTGCGGTTTTTGTTATGACAACGGGTATTTTAGCTAGCCTACTTGCACCAATCGTGATGCGGATATGTCGTTTCCAAAAGCCATCTGCAAGAGGGTTAATGCTTGGCATGGGTGCGCATGGAACGGGTACGTCAAAAGCATTTGAATTAGGGGAACTAGAAGGTACTTTTGCTAGTTTAGCGATGATTGTAGCTGCCCTAATAAGCATCGTGTTGTCAGCTACATTTTTCCCAGTGTTAGAACATTTCGTTATGAATATCCTGTTACCTTCACGGTGA
- the hflK gene encoding FtsH protease activity modulator HflK, whose protein sequence is MSVKRTLMMVGLGIFGIVALIAVFTSWYTVDESEQAVVITFGRADETVTNPGLHFKLPWPVQSVEILSRETFSLQFGYKQNKEGELEAYDAETKMITGDEYIVLTDLVVQWKITDPSKYLFNAQNPEEILHSATSSAIRSIIGSSTIDAALTDGKADIEAETRELLVSLIDKYDIGIGVLGVKLQDVELPNAEVRAAFTAVTDAREMKNTKTNEAQKYKNQRISEAEGEKDAIISKANGAKTARIEQAHGDVAVFNKMYEQYKGNQQITRERLILETLENVLPKAQIYIMNDDGSTMKYLPLQALQPTVQQEPKEQQAPTDKKEGSGN, encoded by the coding sequence ATGAGTGTGAAAAGGACACTAATGATGGTAGGGCTTGGGATTTTCGGCATTGTAGCACTAATCGCTGTATTTACTTCATGGTACACAGTCGATGAATCGGAGCAAGCAGTTGTCATCACGTTTGGCCGTGCTGATGAAACGGTAACAAATCCAGGTTTACATTTTAAATTGCCTTGGCCTGTACAATCCGTTGAGATTTTGTCAAGAGAAACATTTAGTTTACAGTTTGGCTATAAGCAAAATAAAGAAGGTGAATTGGAAGCTTATGATGCTGAAACGAAAATGATTACAGGTGATGAATATATTGTTTTAACAGATCTTGTAGTGCAATGGAAAATTACAGATCCTAGCAAATACTTATTTAATGCACAAAATCCAGAAGAAATATTACATAGCGCTACATCAAGCGCCATTCGCTCAATCATTGGTAGTTCAACAATTGATGCTGCGTTAACAGATGGAAAAGCAGATATTGAAGCCGAAACAAGAGAATTGCTTGTTTCACTTATAGATAAATATGATATTGGGATTGGCGTATTAGGTGTCAAATTACAAGATGTAGAATTACCGAATGCGGAAGTACGTGCGGCATTTACTGCAGTAACAGATGCACGCGAGATGAAAAATACAAAAACGAATGAAGCGCAAAAATATAAAAACCAACGAATTAGTGAAGCTGAAGGGGAAAAGGACGCCATCATTTCAAAAGCAAATGGTGCGAAAACAGCTCGTATTGAGCAAGCTCATGGGGATGTCGCAGTCTTTAATAAAATGTATGAACAATACAAAGGTAACCAACAAATTACGCGAGAACGTTTAATTTTAGAAACGCTCGAAAATGTTCTTCCGAAGGCACAAATTTATATTATGAATGATGATGGTAGTACGATGAAGTATTTGCCATTACAAGCATTACAACCAACAGTACAACAGGAGCCAAAAGAACAGCAGGCACCAACAGATAAAAAAGAAGGGAGCGGTAATTAA